From one Tachysurus vachellii isolate PV-2020 chromosome 23, HZAU_Pvac_v1, whole genome shotgun sequence genomic stretch:
- the LOC132838636 gene encoding E3 ubiquitin-protein ligase Arkadia-like has protein sequence MDVTGVNNALNARPEQAEDAITLDVDGDDLLETGKHVKLPHSEADKVCEEREASAETRQVADSMAEVKDSHKDCKRDDSPKTDAKKDSREALEKAETGDKEKDSGKKGPSSAGAAGQAKSASKDRDGKSTKDEKAGNNSSYGLVTMSSSAEVARCISHLDCTELHGQQISVDRVKSESCKKDSKKDGEDKTGCNKASGEKRISTGLKTASNNPPPLLQPPPKSEYVPPSQTPSHGQGHTVPTAPAPSLLTHFPGSAAPRPQHLFLEHQSPQHHLPVLALSAEQRLHWHDIQRRRMMQHPTRAHERPPPHPHRMHPNYGHGHHIHVPQTMSSHPRQTDQRTTWEPGFEAGEIVAPYRFGHLRPHLPHFYPPPIMHHFPIPLMHPSMSEVTYPHIRYISSRMTFGRTYEDLRHVEERLGTVNQGASQGTIECCTYLYKYKKRKLHGEEQDEEEGAEEETEEKCTICLSILEEGEDVRRLPCMHLFHQLCVDQWFLTNKKCPICRVDIEAQLSSKS, from the exons ATGGACGTTACAGGAGTAAATAATGCTCTCAATGCAAGACCAGAACAG GCTGAAGATGCCATCACGCTGGATGTGGATGGCGACGACCTCCTGGAAACAGGTAAACATGTGAAACTTCCACATTCTGAGGCAGACAAGGTCTGCGAGGAGCGGGAAGCCTCTGCCGAGACGAGGCAGGTGGCAGACTCGATGGCCGAAGTAAAGGACAGCCACAAAGATTGTAAGAGAGACGACAGCCCGAAGACTGATGCAAAGAAGGACAGCAGGGAGGCCTTGGAGAAAGCTGAAACGGGAGACAAAGAAAAGGATTCTGGGAAGAAAGGCCCCTCTTCTGCTGGGGCAGCAGGTCAAGCAAAGAG TGCCTCTAAAGACAGAGATGGGAAGAGCACAAAAGATGAAAAAG CAGGAAACAACAGCAGCTATGGCTTGGTAACAATGTCCTCCAGTGCTGAAGTGGCACGATGCATATCCCATCTGGACTGCACTGAGCTCCACGGTCAGCAGATATCTGTGGACAGA GTTAAAAGTGAGTCTTGCAAGAAGGACTCTAAAAAAGATGGAGAGGATAAAACAGGATGCAATAAAGCATCAGGGGAGAAGCGCATTTCTACTGGGCTGAAGACTGCTAGCAA TAACCCCCCTCCACTTCTTCAGCCACCTCCGAAAAGTGAATACGTGCCCCCCTCCCAAACCCCATCTCATGGCCAGGGTCACACTGTGCCTACTGCCCCTGCTCCCTCTCTCCTTACCCACTTCCCAGGTTCTGCTGCACCCCGGCCACAGCACCTGTTCCTCGAGCACCAGTCACCGCAGCACCACCTGCCTGTGTTGGCCCTCAGTGCTGAGCAGAGGCTCCACTGGCATGACATTCAGAGGAGGAGAATGATGCAGCACCCCAC CCGAGCACATGAAAGACCACCCCCTCACCCTCACAGAATGCACCCCAACTACGGTCATGGACACCATATTCATGTCCCCCAGACTATGTCCTCACACCCACGCCAAACTGACCAGAGAACCACATG GGAGCCGGGTTTTGAGGCGGGTGAGATTGTAGCTCCATATCGTTTTGGGCATTTGCGTCCTCATTTGCCCCACTTCTATCCCCCACCCATAATGCACCACTTCCCAATCCCACTGATG cACCCTAGCATGTCTGAGGTAACCTATCCTCACATTCGCTACATCTCATCTAGAATGACATTTGGCCGAACCTACGAG GATCTGCGGCATGTAGAGGAGCGGCTGGGGACTGTGAACCAAGGAGCCTCTCAGGGAACTATAGAGTGTTGCACTTATTTGTACAAGTACAAGAAG AGAAAGCTGCACGGTGAGGagcaggatgaggaggagggtgcagaggaagagacagaggagaaatgcaccatctgtctgtctatactGGAGGAAGGAGAGGACGTCAG gCGCCTCCCCTGTATGCATCTCTTCCATCAGCTGTGTGTGGATCAGTGGTTTCTTACTAACAAAAAATGCCCCATATGTAGAGTGGACATAGAGGCACAGTTATCCTCTAAAAGTTGA